One segment of Scomber scombrus chromosome 3, fScoSco1.1, whole genome shotgun sequence DNA contains the following:
- the tmem51b gene encoding transmembrane protein 51b codes for MCSSQGICGSNSRSPNRSSRSEGSSSGAHYALCALGVGLIALGIVMIVWTVIPVEGEDSGSPPAPSGNTTTDSNDSNGNAEDQSKSSSVAMVLVGAGAVMLLLSICLGVRSKKRAREMRNQPVPTGGLMDHVAGEPAEQASDPHAYNVPSYEEVVGSGEYPVRQSNLRQSTSQLPSYEDIIAAVENEGTEPTNNPTEDTPLNDSTQAPTSPAATTAEPQADHAALASNPSLPTRSSSRASRLLRPLRVRRIKSDKLHLKDFRLQIRSPTHNPVNIEPITPPPQYDNKMPELG; via the exons ATGTGTTCCAGTCAAGGTATATGCGGCAGCAATAGCCGCTCTCCCAACAGATCCTCCAGGTCAGAGGGCAGCAGTTCAGGAGCCCACTATGCCCTGTGTGCCCTGGGGGTTGGACTCATTGCCTTGGGTATTGTCATGATCGTGTGGACTGTGATACCTGTGGAAGGAGAGGACTCAGGCAGCCCACCTGCTCCATCAGGCAACACTACCACAGACAGCAATGATAGTAATGGGAATGCAGAAGACCAAAGCAAGTCCTCGTCAGTGGCTATGGTGCTGGTTGGAGCTGGGGCAGTCATGTTGCTTTTGTCCATCTGCCTCGGGGTGAGAAGCAAGAAGAGAGCTCGTGAGATGAGAAACCAGCCAGTACCAACAGGAGGCCTCATGGATCATGTGGCAGGAGAGCCGGCCGAGCA AGCTTCAGATCCACATGCATACAACGTGCCGAGTTACGAGGAGGTCGTTGGCAGTGGCGAATACCCGGTCCGTCAGAGCAATCTACGCCAAAGCACCTCCCAGCTGCCATCGTACGAGGACATCATAGCTGCTGTGGAAAATGAGGGAACAGAGCCCACTAACAACCCCACTGAGGACACCCCTCTTAATGATTCCACACAGGCTCCCACCTCGCctgctgctactactgctgAGCCTCAAGCCGACCATGCTGCCCTCGCATCAAACCCCAGCCTGCCCACCCGTAGCAGCAGCCGGGCCAGCCGTTTACTGCGGCCCCTGCGGGTGAGGAGGATCAAGTCAGACAAACTGCACCTAAAGGACTTCCGCCTCCAAATCCGTAGCCCCACACACAATCCGGTGAACATTGAGCCCATCACTCCGCCACCGCAGTATGACAATAAGATGCCTGAATTAGGGTAG